Proteins encoded in a region of the Pseudomonas syringae KCTC 12500 genome:
- a CDS encoding MFS transporter translates to MSDKYAPREWAAHERPTMPGSPSTPLHSTARRWAFAVVGVIVALTGGLGNALVVANLPYLQGALGATSQDIAWLPAAYIMTNVSMNLLLVKFRQQFGLRAFTELFLVLYALVTLAHLFVNDIDSAIAVRAAHGMVGAALSTLGLYYMIQAFPQKWRLKALVLGIGTAQLATPLARLVSEDLLQIAQWRGLYLFELGMALLSLGCVLMLKLPPGDRFKAFEKLDFLTFGLLATGFALFCAVLSLGRIEWWLEAQWIGIASAASIALICAGLAIEHNRSNPLLITRWLGSGAILRLGLAVILFRVVLSEQSVGAVGFLQALNMGSQQLHTLYLVMLLGSVSGLAVSALTINPAHLIKPLLISLAMIAIGAWMDSHSTNLTRQSNMYLSQFLLAFGGTFFLGPTLVLGISGVLANPRNMVSFSVLFGITQNIGGLIGSAALGTFQVVREKFHSSHVVEHLTLIDPLVQARLQSYSASYSSVIADPSLRNSQGIRAMATAATREANVLAYNDVFMLIALIAVLTMIWISARVLWLKMTTQPLALAPVSPAASPTVSNSGVKSS, encoded by the coding sequence ATGAGCGATAAGTATGCCCCGCGCGAGTGGGCCGCCCACGAGCGTCCGACCATGCCAGGCTCACCGTCGACGCCGCTGCATTCGACTGCGCGGCGTTGGGCGTTTGCTGTCGTAGGGGTGATCGTCGCGCTGACCGGCGGGCTCGGCAACGCGCTGGTAGTCGCCAACCTGCCATATCTGCAGGGCGCATTGGGGGCGACCTCGCAAGACATCGCCTGGCTGCCGGCGGCCTACATCATGACTAACGTGTCGATGAATCTGCTGCTGGTGAAGTTTCGTCAGCAATTTGGTCTGCGTGCGTTCACCGAGCTGTTTCTGGTGCTGTATGCGCTGGTGACGCTGGCACATCTGTTCGTCAACGACATCGATTCGGCCATCGCTGTACGTGCGGCACACGGTATGGTTGGCGCTGCGCTCAGCACTCTGGGCCTGTATTACATGATTCAGGCTTTCCCGCAGAAGTGGCGGCTCAAGGCGCTGGTATTGGGGATTGGCACCGCCCAGTTGGCAACGCCGCTGGCCCGGCTGGTGTCGGAGGATTTGCTGCAGATTGCTCAGTGGCGTGGCCTGTATCTGTTCGAGCTGGGCATGGCGCTGCTCTCGCTGGGCTGCGTGCTCATGCTCAAACTGCCACCGGGCGATCGCTTCAAGGCGTTCGAGAAGCTCGATTTCCTGACCTTTGGCCTGTTGGCCACCGGCTTCGCGCTGTTCTGTGCGGTGCTGTCGCTGGGGCGTATCGAATGGTGGCTGGAAGCGCAGTGGATTGGTATTGCCTCAGCAGCATCGATTGCGCTGATCTGTGCCGGACTGGCTATCGAGCATAACCGCAGCAATCCGTTGCTGATCACGCGCTGGCTGGGCAGTGGCGCGATCCTGCGTCTGGGCCTGGCGGTTATCCTTTTTCGCGTGGTGCTGTCCGAACAGTCGGTCGGCGCTGTCGGTTTTCTTCAGGCGCTGAACATGGGCAGTCAGCAGTTGCACACCTTGTATCTGGTGATGTTGCTCGGCAGCGTTTCGGGGCTGGCGGTCAGCGCGCTGACCATCAATCCTGCGCATCTGATCAAACCTTTGCTGATCTCCTTGGCGATGATCGCAATCGGTGCCTGGATGGACAGTCATTCCACCAACCTGACCCGCCAATCGAACATGTACCTCAGCCAGTTTCTGTTGGCGTTCGGTGGCACGTTTTTCCTCGGGCCTACCCTGGTGCTGGGGATCAGCGGGGTGTTGGCGAACCCGCGCAATATGGTCAGCTTTTCGGTGTTGTTCGGGATCACGCAGAACATCGGCGGGCTGATCGGGTCTGCTGCATTGGGCACCTTTCAAGTGGTGCGCGAGAAGTTTCATTCCAGCCACGTCGTCGAACACCTGACCCTCATCGACCCGCTGGTTCAGGCGCGGCTGCAGAGCTACAGCGCCAGTTATAGCTCGGTGATCGCCGACCCGTCGTTGCGCAACAGTCAGGGTATCCGCGCGATGGCCACGGCAGCGACCCGCGAAGCCAACGTTCTGGCCTACAACGATGTATTCATGCTGATCGCGCTGATTGCCGTGCTGACCATGATCTGGATTTCAGCCAGGGTCCTGTGGCTGAAAATGACCACTCAACCTCTGGCGCTGGCACCCGTTTCACCTGCTGCTTCGCCCACCGTATCCAACTCCGGCGTTAAATCTTCATGA
- a CDS encoding HlyD family secretion protein translates to MTESKTPDTEAPRNSPPPAPLTSPVTSKPRSTRKRVVSSVIFGVVALAGVLVVLYAWQLPPFASPIESTENAQVKGQTTLIGPQLSGYVYEVPVQDFQFVKAGDLLVRLDDRIYRQRLDQAIAQLAVQKASLANNLQQRRSAEATIGQRQAELQNSIAQSRKSAADLRRNQALVTDGSVSKSELDVTRAADAQANAAVAEARAVLQIAREDLQTVIVNRGSLEASVANAQAAIELARIDLDNTRIVAPRDGQLGQIGVRLGAYVNSGAQLMALVPEQRWIVANMKETQMANVRLGQPVSFTVDALDGHEMHGHVQRISPAAGSEFSLLPADNATGNFVKISQRIPVRIVVDADQPMLEHLRPGMSVVVSIDTSADGDVPPDPAVR, encoded by the coding sequence ATGACCGAATCCAAGACCCCAGATACCGAAGCCCCCCGCAACTCGCCGCCACCGGCACCGTTGACGTCCCCGGTGACCAGCAAGCCGCGCTCGACCCGCAAGCGTGTCGTGTCTTCCGTGATTTTCGGCGTCGTTGCCCTGGCCGGAGTGCTGGTGGTGCTGTACGCCTGGCAATTGCCTCCGTTTGCCAGCCCGATCGAGAGCACCGAGAACGCGCAGGTCAAGGGCCAGACCACGCTGATCGGGCCGCAACTGAGTGGGTATGTTTACGAAGTGCCGGTGCAGGACTTCCAGTTCGTCAAGGCCGGTGATTTGCTGGTGCGTCTGGATGACCGTATCTATCGTCAGCGCCTGGACCAGGCCATTGCGCAACTGGCTGTGCAGAAGGCCTCGCTGGCCAACAATCTGCAACAACGGCGCAGTGCTGAAGCCACCATCGGCCAGCGCCAGGCCGAATTGCAGAACAGCATCGCCCAGAGCCGCAAGAGCGCCGCCGATCTGCGGCGTAATCAGGCGCTGGTGACCGACGGTTCGGTTTCGAAAAGCGAGCTGGATGTGACGCGTGCCGCCGACGCACAGGCAAATGCCGCCGTTGCCGAAGCCAGGGCTGTCTTGCAGATCGCCCGTGAGGATCTGCAAACGGTCATCGTCAACCGCGGCTCGCTGGAAGCCTCGGTCGCCAATGCGCAAGCGGCCATCGAGCTGGCGCGCATCGACCTGGATAACACCCGTATCGTTGCCCCGCGTGACGGGCAGTTGGGGCAGATCGGCGTGCGTCTTGGTGCCTATGTCAATTCCGGTGCGCAACTGATGGCGCTGGTGCCCGAGCAGCGCTGGATCGTGGCGAACATGAAAGAAACCCAGATGGCCAACGTGCGCCTGGGCCAGCCGGTGAGCTTTACCGTCGATGCGCTGGACGGCCATGAGATGCACGGCCACGTACAAAGAATTTCGCCCGCTGCGGGCTCGGAATTCAGCCTGTTGCCCGCCGACAACGCCACCGGCAACTTCGTGAAGATTTCCCAGCGCATTCCGGTACGCATCGTGGTCGATGCCGATCAGCCCATGCTTGAGCACCTGCGGCCAGGGATGTCGGTGGTCGTGAGCATCGACACCAGCGCGGACGGCGATGTGCCGCCTGATCCTGCGGTGCGCTGA